The Pirellulales bacterium genome includes a window with the following:
- a CDS encoding DUF1501 domain-containing protein translates to MFINRRDLLTRSGLGFGAVALGKLLEQSGLLSRNARALEPSAASPGVAPASPTDTSPLSAKAPHFAPKAQRVIHIFLNGGCSHVDTFDPKPLLEKYAGKPIPNNRPTERKTGAALPSPYKFQKYGQSGIEVSEIFAKVGSVIDEFTVLRSLHADVPNHEPSLLLMNCGEPRLVRPSMGSWLTYGLGTENENLPAFIAMCPGGYPIQETQNWQAGFLPGIYQGTYINTQHTDLEKLIEHIRTKHQSREDQRRQLDLVQELNGLHKTARPGDAQLDARIHSFELAYRMQAEAADAFDTSREPANILEAYGQSTQGRQLLIARRLIERGVRFVQVWHGEGQPWDNHDDIEVNHRRLAGEVDGGIAALITDLKSSGLLDSTLVMISGEFGRTPTVELPTPGQNAGKVNGRDHNHYGFTMLLAGGGVKKGYVYGATDEFGFAAVENKVHIHDLHATLLHLLGFDHEKFTYRYAGRDFRLTDVHGRVVRDLIA, encoded by the coding sequence ATGTTCATCAATCGACGTGATCTGCTGACCCGTAGCGGCTTGGGCTTTGGAGCCGTGGCCCTGGGGAAACTGCTAGAGCAAAGCGGTTTGCTAAGTCGAAACGCCCGCGCTCTCGAGCCATCCGCCGCGTCCCCGGGCGTAGCCCCTGCCTCCCCCACGGACACTTCCCCGCTCAGCGCAAAGGCGCCCCACTTTGCCCCCAAGGCGCAACGTGTTATTCATATCTTTTTAAATGGGGGGTGTTCGCATGTGGACACCTTTGACCCTAAGCCCCTGCTGGAAAAATACGCCGGGAAACCCATTCCCAACAACCGTCCGACCGAGCGCAAGACCGGCGCGGCGTTACCCAGTCCGTATAAATTTCAAAAGTACGGACAAAGCGGGATCGAAGTCAGCGAAATATTTGCAAAAGTGGGAAGCGTGATCGACGAATTCACCGTCCTGCGTTCGCTCCATGCCGATGTCCCCAATCACGAGCCTTCGCTGTTATTGATGAACTGCGGCGAGCCGCGGCTGGTGCGCCCCAGCATGGGCTCTTGGCTGACTTATGGCCTGGGGACCGAAAATGAGAACCTCCCCGCGTTTATCGCCATGTGCCCGGGGGGGTATCCCATTCAAGAAACTCAAAACTGGCAAGCGGGCTTTTTACCCGGGATCTACCAGGGAACATATATCAACACCCAGCATACCGACCTGGAAAAGCTGATCGAACATATCCGCACCAAGCATCAATCCCGCGAGGACCAGCGCCGCCAGTTGGATCTGGTACAAGAGCTTAACGGTTTGCACAAAACCGCCCGTCCCGGCGACGCGCAGTTGGATGCGCGGATTCACAGCTTTGAACTGGCTTACCGGATGCAGGCCGAAGCGGCCGACGCCTTTGACACCAGTCGCGAACCGGCAAATATTCTCGAGGCTTATGGCCAGTCGACGCAGGGAAGGCAACTGCTGATCGCCCGCCGCTTGATCGAGCGGGGCGTGCGATTTGTGCAGGTTTGGCATGGCGAGGGGCAACCCTGGGACAACCATGACGATATCGAAGTCAACCACCGCCGCTTAGCGGGCGAGGTGGATGGCGGGATCGCGGCGCTCATTACCGACCTAAAAAGCAGCGGCCTGCTGGACAGCACCTTGGTCATGATTAGCGGCGAATTTGGCCGCACCCCGACCGTGGAACTCCCCACTCCCGGCCAAAACGCGGGCAAGGTAAACGGCCGCGACCACAATCATTACGGCTTTACCATGCTCTTGGCCGGTGGCGGCGTGAAAAAAGGCTATGTCTACGGCGCGACCGATGAATTCGGCTTTGCCGCCGTCGAAAATAAAGTCCATATCCACGATCTGCACGCCACGCTCTTGCATTTACTAGGGTTTGACCATGAAAAATTCACCTACCGCTACGCCGGTCGTGATTTTCGCCTGACCGATGTGCATGGCCGCGTCGTCCGGGATTTGATCGCGTAA
- a CDS encoding glycosyltransferase family 87 protein — MSSATAATLSSLRQPTIPCGTTASSRRWQLLALCAWGLVGMVLGARLGMLPYERSVLDEYAFGPASWWSDDVFVYETTIHYLYTPTFTVCYSLIWMWPPGVAAILWTMLNLCSLYAGLRALNQRLLPVVFAGWGPREQACLQLLALWGCFRGMWSGQANALVAGLACLAAVAIYQRQWWRAALWLTLPVFIKIWPVALLLLFVAAFPRQLAWRLAALFAAFAALPWFTRDWAFVMRQHVGYVDMLLHRRQQIRLHGYRDFWTIWEQFATPVPAAYQVLQIASGLGLAYAALHWAKRANDPVNRASMVLRVTALWACWQLLLGPGSERLTLGICAPFAAVALIAGWGRGVASWSYGVALAAWCGLFVLGLGEIERALARVTHPAVQAIAPGGVILLALWWLFWNLPGDQPRPASLKQLPDRTAAVDQGNRTPAVV, encoded by the coding sequence GTGAGTAGCGCGACTGCGGCCACCTTATCAAGTCTGAGGCAACCAACCATCCCTTGCGGGACCACCGCCAGCTCTCGGCGCTGGCAACTGTTAGCGCTCTGCGCCTGGGGCTTGGTGGGCATGGTTCTGGGCGCGCGACTGGGAATGTTGCCGTATGAGCGCAGCGTGCTCGACGAGTATGCGTTCGGTCCGGCAAGTTGGTGGAGCGATGACGTTTTTGTCTACGAGACCACGATCCATTATTTATACACGCCGACATTCACTGTTTGTTACTCGCTCATCTGGATGTGGCCACCGGGCGTGGCCGCCATCTTGTGGACTATGCTCAACCTGTGCAGCCTGTACGCTGGCCTGCGCGCGCTCAACCAGCGCCTCTTGCCGGTTGTGTTTGCCGGTTGGGGCCCGCGCGAACAGGCATGTTTGCAACTTTTGGCGTTGTGGGGGTGCTTTCGCGGGATGTGGTCCGGCCAGGCCAATGCCCTGGTGGCGGGGCTGGCGTGCCTGGCCGCGGTCGCGATTTACCAGCGACAATGGTGGCGTGCGGCGTTGTGGCTGACTTTGCCCGTCTTTATCAAAATTTGGCCTGTCGCATTACTTTTGTTGTTTGTCGCGGCGTTTCCCCGACAGTTGGCATGGCGGCTAGCGGCGCTTTTTGCCGCCTTCGCTGCGTTGCCGTGGTTCACGCGTGATTGGGCTTTTGTCATGCGACAGCATGTCGGCTATGTCGACATGCTCCTCCACCGCCGCCAACAGATCCGCCTGCACGGCTATCGCGATTTTTGGACAATCTGGGAACAATTTGCCACACCCGTGCCAGCGGCCTATCAGGTGTTGCAAATCGCCTCGGGCCTGGGATTAGCCTATGCCGCGCTCCACTGGGCCAAGCGGGCCAATGACCCCGTCAACCGCGCCAGCATGGTACTACGCGTCACCGCGCTGTGGGCGTGTTGGCAACTGCTGTTGGGACCTGGATCGGAACGACTGACACTGGGGATCTGCGCGCCGTTTGCGGCGGTGGCCTTGATCGCGGGTTGGGGGAGGGGAGTAGCGAGCTGGTCGTACGGAGTGGCCTTGGCCGCGTGGTGCGGCCTGTTTGTGTTGGGGCTAGGAGAGATAGAACGCGCCCTGGCGCGCGTGACACACCCCGCCGTACAGGCCATCGCCCCCGGCGGAGTGATCTTGCTCGCGCTGTGGTGGCTATTTTGGAATCTCCCGGGGGATCAGCCCCGCCCCGCCAGTCTAAAACAGCTCCCGGATCGGACTGCCGCTGTCGATCAAGGGAATCGGACGCCCGCTGTGGTTTAA
- a CDS encoding PSD1 and planctomycete cytochrome C domain-containing protein, with amino-acid sequence MLPLPGMTAAEQPPPAIPEQSLTSPPVPTPEQIEHFESKIRPLLHTHCSACHGSKKQEYGLRLDKKQGFMAGGDDGPIFDPAQPANSKILAVIRHEGEIKMPPEAKLPDTDLQLLRSWIEQGAPWPEEPEAQAKSTPAELGKNHWAFQKVTMPAVPRHNPEELAAGGIPADWVKSPIDEFILAKLRDKNLTPAPPADPRSLIRRVYYDLTGLPPTATEVDEFCKNPTPQAYAEVVERLLASPHYGERWARYWLDLSRYADTKGYVFTEDRAYPFAYVYRDWVVNALNNDLPYDQFLIKQLAADLLPLQSDQPRPDLAALGFLTLGRRFLNNKFDIIDDRIDVLMRTTQGLTVSCARCHDHKFDPIPTADYYSLFGIFDACVEELVPISPPSPAYQDRLAAVEKKLTDYRAEQETALRQSWRDHLAEYLLVAKLGNSNDQHPQLSQELGKLQFSKPIIERWKKLLEQAGKDHSPIWSPYLELVQLTEADFAAQAGPIWEKYRPTAEKPAKINPRVAQLFTEAPSANLRQFTIAFARLLTAAEREFNERTAAAQAANLPVPTALDDPAAEELRQIIAGENSPFHIRPEQLDRAFSKPVKDELKKLRDEVGQLAKSPEAPAQALILRDAPQIAETTPILLRGNPDRAGPHVPRRFVSIITGPERPSYKNGSGRLELAREIASADNPLTARVIVNRVWQHHFGTGLVPTASDFGVRTVSPPQRELLDFLAADFIQHGWSLKHLHRQIVLSSVYQQSSADRPAARSIDPENDYYWRANRRRLDLEALRDSLLAASGKLDLTLGGKAVEMVEQHSNRRSIYGHIERQNLPGFFRTFDFASPDTHTPQRFNTTVPQQALFFLNSPFVVEMAEGVLERQSVAKADNPAAKIQALYQCVLGRSATPEEESLALKFVEKPTPADGVATSPAEHAWRQLAQALLMTNEFVFVD; translated from the coding sequence ATGCTCCCTTTGCCAGGGATGACTGCCGCCGAACAACCTCCACCGGCCATTCCCGAACAGTCACTCACTTCCCCACCGGTACCCACACCGGAGCAGATCGAGCATTTTGAATCCAAAATCCGTCCCCTCTTGCACACCCATTGCTCCGCGTGTCATGGTTCAAAAAAGCAAGAATATGGCCTGCGATTAGACAAAAAACAGGGATTCATGGCGGGAGGAGACGATGGGCCGATTTTTGATCCCGCCCAGCCCGCCAACAGCAAAATTTTGGCCGTGATCCGCCATGAGGGGGAAATCAAGATGCCCCCCGAAGCCAAATTGCCAGATACAGACTTGCAATTGCTCCGCTCTTGGATCGAGCAAGGAGCTCCCTGGCCGGAAGAGCCCGAAGCCCAGGCTAAGAGCACTCCGGCTGAATTGGGCAAAAACCATTGGGCGTTTCAAAAAGTAACGATGCCCGCTGTGCCGCGGCATAATCCCGAGGAACTAGCCGCGGGGGGAATTCCCGCGGATTGGGTAAAAAGCCCCATTGATGAATTTATCTTGGCAAAGTTGCGAGATAAAAACTTAACACCTGCTCCACCGGCGGATCCCCGCAGCTTGATTCGCCGGGTGTATTATGACTTGACGGGGCTACCCCCCACGGCCACGGAGGTGGATGAGTTTTGTAAAAATCCCACCCCGCAGGCCTACGCCGAAGTGGTCGAGCGGCTCTTGGCGTCGCCCCATTACGGCGAGCGTTGGGCCCGGTATTGGCTTGATCTCTCCCGCTATGCCGACACCAAAGGTTATGTCTTTACGGAGGATCGCGCCTATCCCTTCGCGTATGTCTATCGCGATTGGGTGGTCAATGCGCTGAATAATGATCTTCCCTATGATCAGTTCTTGATAAAGCAACTGGCGGCGGATTTATTGCCGCTACAGTCTGATCAACCGCGGCCGGACTTGGCGGCGTTGGGATTTTTGACCCTCGGGCGGCGATTCCTCAATAACAAATTCGACATTATTGACGATCGCATTGATGTGCTTATGCGAACCACCCAGGGGCTGACGGTATCTTGCGCCCGCTGCCATGATCACAAGTTTGATCCCATCCCCACGGCCGATTATTACTCGTTGTTTGGCATATTTGACGCCTGCGTTGAAGAGCTAGTTCCCATTTCCCCCCCCAGTCCCGCCTATCAGGACCGTCTGGCGGCCGTCGAGAAAAAGCTGACCGACTACCGGGCTGAGCAAGAGACCGCTCTACGCCAAAGTTGGCGCGACCATCTGGCCGAATACCTGCTCGTGGCCAAACTGGGCAACAGCAACGACCAGCATCCGCAACTAAGCCAGGAATTGGGAAAGTTGCAATTTAGCAAACCCATCATCGAGCGCTGGAAAAAACTGCTAGAGCAAGCGGGTAAGGATCATAGTCCCATCTGGTCCCCTTATTTAGAGTTAGTCCAGCTCACGGAGGCGGATTTTGCCGCGCAAGCCGGCCCAATTTGGGAAAAATACCGCCCGACGGCGGAAAAACCCGCAAAAATCAATCCTCGCGTCGCCCAACTCTTTACGGAAGCCCCCTCCGCCAATCTCCGGCAGTTCACCATCGCCTTTGCCCGACTGCTGACCGCCGCGGAACGGGAATTTAACGAGCGAACCGCCGCGGCCCAAGCGGCCAATCTTCCCGTTCCCACAGCCTTGGACGATCCCGCTGCGGAGGAGTTGCGGCAAATCATCGCCGGAGAAAATTCCCCATTTCATATTCGACCCGAACAACTCGATCGGGCGTTTTCCAAGCCCGTCAAAGATGAACTAAAAAAGCTGCGGGATGAAGTGGGCCAGCTTGCAAAATCACCCGAGGCTCCCGCACAGGCCCTGATCCTGCGGGATGCCCCCCAAATTGCCGAAACTACGCCGATTCTGTTGCGCGGCAATCCCGACCGGGCGGGCCCGCATGTGCCGCGGCGATTTGTCAGCATCATTACCGGGCCCGAGCGTCCCTCGTACAAAAACGGCAGTGGTCGATTAGAATTAGCCCGCGAGATTGCCTCGGCAGATAATCCCCTGACCGCGCGGGTAATTGTCAATCGAGTCTGGCAGCATCATTTTGGAACGGGACTAGTCCCCACAGCCAGCGATTTTGGCGTGCGAACTGTTTCGCCGCCGCAGCGAGAGCTGTTGGATTTTTTAGCGGCTGATTTTATCCAGCACGGCTGGTCGCTCAAGCATTTGCACCGCCAGATAGTCTTGAGCAGCGTTTATCAGCAATCTTCCGCCGACCGACCTGCGGCCCGGAGTATCGATCCCGAAAACGATTACTATTGGCGAGCAAACCGGCGGCGGCTGGACCTCGAGGCATTGCGTGATTCGCTCTTGGCCGCAAGCGGCAAGCTAGATTTGACGCTGGGGGGTAAGGCGGTCGAAATGGTCGAACAACATAGCAATCGCCGCAGCATTTATGGTCATATCGAACGGCAAAACCTACCCGGTTTTTTTCGCACGTTTGATTTTGCCAGCCCCGACACCCATACGCCGCAGCGGTTTAACACAACGGTTCCCCAGCAGGCACTATTCTTTTTAAATAGCCCCTTTGTGGTGGAAATGGCGGAGGGGGTCCTTGAACGACAGAGCGTCGCCAAAGCGGATAATCCCGCCGCCAAAATCCAGGCACTGTATCAGTGCGTGCTAGGCCGCAGCGCCACCCCGGAAGAAGAAAGCCTGGCTTTGAAATTTGTGGAGAAACCGACCCCCGCGGACGGGGTGGCCACCTCTCCGGCGGAGCATGCCTGGAGGCAACTGGCCCAGGCGCTCCTCATGACGAATGAATTTGTGTTTGTGGATTAG
- a CDS encoding NPCBM/NEW2 domain-containing protein → MTLLVAGYWLCAGAMADDSTPPRPAGWLWTCDGQTRFVRLRAISEAGEFAFQSATLDAASGPSPRALAPLSMDNNASAAPAESFTLPLEELDRWGSWPRAAAGLQVELRAGGRIIGSLVKWTDQRVRMDLAADGGEINLPQSAIARFIWQPDVWNTWQRHHPTLRVPDTAAAFSSSSAEPGGDAATAPDDITSKTSDSVLVANKPIEQDQVWFINGDVQSGTVTDWRDRTIFLQTAAGELALETVNLVAVEFAPSRFAAPAADLAEIPPGTKFWIGLTDGTRVLAGLPRATPAGFELPLEQGGFMSASAAALCAIQPLHPRVRYLSDLPGSYKHVPWLTQSWDYQRDRNVLGGSLLSGGVAAVKGLGLHSAARLTYVLPDHCLAFAAEVGIDDATAGGGEVICRIYGDAGTGEWRLLRVTPIVRGGDAPLPVRVDLTGQKRLSLLVDYGREGGALDHADWLNARVIVAAP, encoded by the coding sequence TTGACACTGTTAGTCGCGGGCTATTGGCTTTGCGCCGGGGCTATGGCGGACGATTCCACCCCCCCGCGTCCCGCCGGTTGGTTATGGACCTGCGATGGCCAAACGCGCTTTGTGCGGTTGCGGGCAATTTCCGAGGCAGGGGAGTTTGCTTTTCAATCCGCGACACTTGACGCGGCATCCGGGCCATCTCCCCGCGCCCTCGCGCCGCTGTCCATGGACAACAACGCCAGCGCTGCGCCCGCGGAGTCATTCACGTTACCGCTGGAAGAGTTGGACCGCTGGGGAAGTTGGCCCCGCGCCGCCGCGGGATTGCAGGTAGAACTGCGCGCTGGGGGCAGAATCATCGGCAGCTTAGTTAAGTGGACGGATCAGCGGGTGCGGATGGACTTGGCGGCGGATGGCGGGGAAATTAACTTGCCACAAAGCGCCATTGCCCGGTTTATCTGGCAGCCGGACGTCTGGAATACCTGGCAACGACATCATCCCACCTTGCGTGTTCCAGATACCGCCGCGGCATTCTCATCTTCCTCCGCCGAACCTGGCGGTGACGCCGCTACCGCGCCGGATGACATAACCTCCAAAACCAGTGATTCGGTCTTGGTGGCAAATAAGCCAATAGAACAGGATCAGGTGTGGTTTATCAATGGTGATGTGCAGTCCGGCACGGTCACCGACTGGCGGGATCGTACGATTTTTTTGCAGACAGCCGCTGGAGAACTTGCGCTCGAAACGGTCAATTTGGTCGCGGTGGAATTTGCCCCGTCCCGATTTGCCGCTCCGGCGGCGGACCTGGCGGAAATCCCGCCGGGAACGAAATTTTGGATCGGCTTGACGGATGGCACGCGGGTTTTGGCGGGATTGCCGCGGGCCACCCCGGCGGGCTTTGAACTGCCGCTGGAGCAGGGCGGCTTTATGAGTGCGTCGGCCGCGGCGCTTTGTGCCATTCAGCCCCTGCATCCCCGGGTGCGGTATCTTAGCGATTTGCCCGGCAGTTATAAACATGTCCCCTGGCTCACCCAGTCTTGGGATTACCAGCGTGACCGCAACGTGTTGGGTGGGTCGTTGCTCTCCGGCGGAGTAGCGGCGGTCAAGGGGCTAGGTTTGCACAGCGCGGCGCGTTTGACGTATGTGCTTCCCGATCATTGCCTGGCTTTTGCCGCCGAAGTGGGGATTGACGACGCGACGGCTGGCGGCGGCGAGGTGATATGCCGCATCTATGGCGACGCGGGGACGGGGGAATGGCGGTTGCTGCGGGTAACGCCGATTGTGCGTGGTGGGGATGCCCCTTTGCCCGTGCGGGTGGATTTGACCGGACAAAAACGACTAAGCCTGCTGGTGGATTATGGGCGAGAGGGAGGGGCTCTTGATCACGCCGATTGGCTGAATGCGCGGGTCATTGTCGCCGCGCCTTGA
- a CDS encoding prenyltransferase/squalene oxidase repeat-containing protein, which translates to MMIPGTRRSFLRAALTSGLTAWGASQLGGSRAWAGPEPDAASLSATGDDILFITPKTQDAIDRGLKFLAQRQQDDGAFGTSGYSRNVGVCALAGMAFLSAGSMPGRGPFGGQIDRCLDFLLEHTEESGFITIPDMLTHGPMYGHGFATLFLAECFGMTRRGDLRPKLAKAVELIVQTQNNDGGWRYQPQREDADISVTICQIMALRAARNSGLHVPPETVRRCVDYVKRCQQPDGGFVYMLQTGGTSAFARSAAGVVALQSAGIYEGPEIEKGLAYLMTHLPKGDNYQKDSHYFYGHYYAVQAMWQAGGESWERWFPAIRDGLLHRQQQNGSWLDPICAEYGTAMACIILQMPNNYLPIFQR; encoded by the coding sequence ATGATGATCCCCGGAACTCGACGAAGCTTCTTACGCGCGGCCCTGACATCCGGATTAACCGCCTGGGGGGCCTCGCAGTTGGGAGGATCGCGGGCTTGGGCTGGCCCCGAGCCTGACGCGGCCTCACTCTCCGCGACCGGCGACGACATCCTCTTTATCACGCCCAAAACGCAGGACGCAATTGACCGGGGCCTCAAGTTTTTGGCCCAACGCCAGCAGGACGACGGCGCTTTTGGCACGAGTGGTTATAGCCGCAATGTCGGCGTGTGCGCCTTGGCCGGGATGGCGTTTTTGTCCGCGGGGAGCATGCCCGGACGGGGACCTTTTGGCGGGCAAATCGACCGCTGTCTGGACTTTCTGCTGGAACATACCGAGGAAAGCGGTTTCATCACCATTCCCGATATGCTGACCCACGGACCGATGTATGGTCATGGATTTGCCACGCTGTTTTTGGCGGAGTGTTTTGGCATGACGCGGCGGGGGGATTTACGTCCCAAGTTGGCCAAAGCGGTCGAACTTATTGTGCAGACCCAAAACAACGACGGCGGCTGGCGGTACCAGCCCCAACGGGAAGATGCCGACATTTCGGTCACTATCTGTCAGATTATGGCGTTGCGGGCGGCGCGTAATTCCGGGTTGCATGTCCCGCCCGAGACGGTCCGTCGTTGTGTCGATTATGTTAAACGCTGCCAGCAACCGGATGGCGGTTTTGTCTATATGCTGCAAACCGGCGGAACCAGCGCGTTTGCGCGCTCCGCCGCTGGCGTGGTGGCCCTGCAAAGCGCGGGTATCTACGAAGGTCCCGAAATCGAAAAAGGTTTGGCGTATTTAATGACCCATTTGCCCAAAGGGGACAATTACCAAAAAGATTCGCATTATTTTTATGGGCATTATTATGCCGTACAAGCGATGTGGCAGGCCGGGGGAGAGTCCTGGGAGCGCTGGTTTCCCGCGATCCGCGATGGCCTATTGCATCGCCAGCAGCAAAATGGCTCTTGGCTCGATCCCATTTGCGCCGAGTATGGCACCGCCATGGCGTGCATCATCTTGCAAATGCCCAACAACTATTTGCCCATTTTTCAACGCTAA
- a CDS encoding DUF1501 domain-containing protein, which translates to MLQIPFSSARSRRYCDGVSRRSFLQIGFTGLASLGLPAILRAQESAAGPTTVNKDTRVILFWLDGGPSHLDLYDMKPQAPSEYRGIWLPQKTNVPGFEISELLPEQAKVADKFSIIRSLYHDNGDHFAAAHAILTGRFGANGLETAPRNPYFGAAASKLIGPRTAGLPAHVGVPHAASVGLNPGYFGSSYLGPEHQPFTAGDPNPDGYQVPNLSVLPDVTIARLQDREHLRKSIDEMRRAADASANIAARESTGKSNPQAALDKFQQRAFDLVTSPAARAAFDIAAEPDAVRERYGRDTLGQSALLARRLVEAGVTVVSIHSGGWDHHWDIKPAYERMIPAVDRSFAALLEDLAQRGLWEKTLVLLCGEFSRTPKMNDGGNGGAPGSMGSPGRDHWGNAMFCLAGGGGVQGGRIIGATNSRGEHPIDRPVTPGDLHATIFQVLGIDPTINFLNHSGRPIPLIDSGSPIRELF; encoded by the coding sequence ATGTTGCAAATTCCTTTTTCCTCCGCCCGTTCCCGCCGCTATTGTGATGGCGTTTCCCGCCGCAGCTTCTTGCAAATCGGCTTTACCGGCCTGGCTAGCCTGGGCTTGCCGGCCATCCTGCGCGCCCAGGAATCCGCCGCCGGCCCGACGACTGTGAATAAGGACACCCGCGTGATTCTGTTTTGGCTGGATGGCGGACCTAGCCATCTGGATTTGTACGATATGAAGCCTCAGGCCCCGTCCGAGTATCGGGGCATTTGGCTGCCGCAAAAGACCAACGTGCCGGGATTTGAAATTAGCGAGTTGCTTCCCGAGCAAGCCAAAGTGGCCGACAAATTTTCGATTATCCGCAGCCTGTATCATGATAATGGCGACCACTTTGCCGCCGCGCACGCCATTTTGACGGGTCGATTCGGAGCGAACGGCCTAGAGACCGCCCCGCGCAATCCTTACTTTGGCGCCGCGGCTTCAAAACTGATTGGCCCGCGCACGGCGGGACTCCCCGCGCATGTCGGCGTCCCCCATGCCGCTAGCGTGGGCCTCAATCCCGGCTACTTTGGATCGAGCTACCTCGGCCCCGAACACCAGCCCTTTACCGCGGGAGATCCCAACCCCGACGGTTACCAAGTCCCCAACCTTTCCGTCCTGCCCGATGTCACCATCGCCCGCCTGCAAGACCGCGAGCACCTGCGCAAATCAATTGACGAGATGCGCCGCGCGGCGGATGCGTCGGCCAACATCGCCGCTCGGGAATCCACGGGCAAGTCAAACCCGCAAGCCGCGCTCGATAAATTTCAACAGCGGGCGTTCGACCTGGTTACCAGTCCCGCCGCCCGCGCGGCCTTTGACATTGCCGCCGAGCCGGACGCCGTCCGCGAACGTTACGGCCGCGACACGCTGGGTCAGTCGGCCTTGCTGGCGCGGCGGCTGGTCGAGGCGGGGGTGACCGTTGTCAGCATCCATTCCGGGGGCTGGGACCATCACTGGGACATCAAGCCCGCATATGAACGGATGATTCCCGCGGTGGATCGGTCTTTTGCCGCGTTGCTAGAGGATCTTGCCCAACGCGGGTTATGGGAAAAAACCCTGGTGCTGCTGTGCGGCGAATTCAGCCGCACGCCCAAGATGAACGATGGCGGAAATGGGGGCGCGCCTGGCAGCATGGGTTCGCCGGGGCGGGATCACTGGGGGAATGCCATGTTTTGCCTGGCGGGAGGGGGCGGCGTGCAAGGAGGCCGAATCATCGGCGCCACCAACTCCCGCGGCGAGCACCCGATCGATCGGCCCGTCACGCCGGGAGACCTGCACGCGACAATCTTTCAGGTCCTGGGCATCGACCCCACGATCAACTTTTTAAACCACAGCGGGCGTCCGATTCCCTTGATCGACAGCGGCAGTCCGATCCGGGAGCTGTTTTAG
- the aroC gene encoding chorismate synthase, which produces MLRYWTAGESHGQAMIALVDGFPAGVTLDTALINDELRRRQGGYGRGGRQRIETDTVQILTGVWQGTSLGSPIALQVINKDYKLEKLGDLERPRPGHGDLTGAIKYLGSIRGVLERASARETAMRVAAGALAKLLLQNFGVTVFGYVVQLGEIALPPLAGTPAELAALRDSSEIYSLNPPLDESAKELIDKVGKEGDTLGGIVETRVTGLPFGLGTHAQWDRKLDGRLAQAVMAVQAIKGVEIGLGFAAARLRGSQVHDPIQYDAAQADQPHLGYVRPTNNAGGLEAGMTNGQPLVVRAAMKPISTLRKPLDSINLATKEPEAAAYERSDVCALSAASVIVENVIAFEVAAAFVEKFGGDSLVEMLARRDLFMRMARDR; this is translated from the coding sequence ATGCTTCGTTATTGGACCGCCGGCGAATCCCACGGACAAGCCATGATCGCGCTTGTGGACGGATTTCCAGCCGGCGTCACTCTCGATACCGCCCTTATCAATGATGAACTCCGCCGCCGTCAGGGGGGATATGGGCGTGGCGGCCGCCAGCGAATTGAAACCGACACCGTGCAAATTTTGACCGGTGTGTGGCAGGGGACCTCCCTAGGGAGTCCCATTGCCCTGCAGGTTATCAACAAAGATTACAAACTGGAAAAGCTGGGCGACCTAGAGCGTCCTCGTCCCGGACATGGCGATTTGACCGGGGCGATAAAGTATTTAGGTTCGATTCGGGGAGTCTTGGAGCGGGCCAGTGCCCGGGAAACCGCCATGCGGGTGGCGGCTGGCGCGTTGGCTAAACTGCTTTTGCAAAATTTTGGCGTCACCGTTTTTGGCTATGTCGTGCAATTGGGCGAAATTGCCCTGCCGCCGCTGGCTGGCACTCCCGCGGAATTAGCGGCGCTGCGCGACAGCAGCGAAATCTATTCCCTTAACCCACCGCTTGATGAATCGGCAAAGGAACTGATCGACAAAGTCGGCAAGGAGGGGGACACCCTGGGAGGAATCGTCGAAACGCGGGTAACCGGACTCCCCTTTGGCCTGGGAACGCACGCCCAATGGGATCGCAAGTTGGATGGTCGGCTGGCGCAGGCGGTGATGGCAGTGCAGGCGATCAAGGGGGTGGAGATAGGGCTAGGATTTGCCGCGGCGCGGCTGCGGGGTTCGCAGGTGCATGATCCGATCCAGTACGACGCGGCACAGGCCGATCAGCCGCACCTAGGATATGTGCGGCCGACGAATAACGCGGGCGGGTTGGAGGCGGGCATGACCAACGGGCAGCCGCTGGTGGTGCGGGCGGCGATGAAGCCGATCAGCACGCTGCGCAAGCCGTTGGATTCGATCAATCTGGCGACCAAAGAGCCGGAGGCCGCCGCCTACGAGCGGAGCGATGTCTGCGCTCTGTCGGCGGCGAGCGTCATCGTGGAAAACGTGATCGCCTTTGAGGTGGCCGCCGCCTTTGTGGAAAAATTTGGCGGTGACAGCCTGGTGGAAATGCTGGCCCGCCGCGATCTATTTATGCGGATGGCGCGGGATCGCTAG